Proteins encoded together in one Rhipicephalus sanguineus isolate Rsan-2018 chromosome 9, BIME_Rsan_1.4, whole genome shotgun sequence window:
- the LOC119405901 gene encoding uncharacterized protein LOC119405901, whose product MVPPYHPASNGAAERVVQTIKDKLKKSQAGDFRTQVARILLQYRTTPHDVTGRASCELLLGRMVKTPLDILHPGLRSTALLKQLNQKLAADKGRRLGPLPETGVQYSTGISVLAHLNLLDKRSRLQAPPLCSYVCRMEPHGTGMLTL is encoded by the coding sequence ATGGTTCCCCCGTACCACCCTGCTTCCAACGGTGCAGCTGAGCGGGTGGTGCAGACTATTAAGGACAAACTTAAGAAGAGCCAGGCTGGGGATTTCCGTACGCAGGTCGCCCGCATACTCTTACAATACCGGACTACGCCCCATGATGTCACCGGCCGTGCATCCTGTGAGCTCCTGCTGGGACGGATGGTGAAGACACCGTTGGACATTTTGCATCCAGGCCTCCGATCCACGGCACTCCTCAAGCAGCTGAATCAAAAGCTGGCTGCTGACAAAGGGCGCCGTCTTGGACCGTTGCCGGAGACTGGAGTGCAGTATTCGACAGGAATTTCCGTTTTGGCCCACCTTAATCTGCTGGACAAGAGGTCGCGCCTGCAAGCTCCTCCTCTCTGCTCGTACGTATGCAGGATGGAACCACATGGCACAGGCATGCTGACCTTGTGA